A genomic stretch from Novosphingobium resinovorum includes:
- a CDS encoding MFS transporter, protein MPGIISGSRTELRPAGYGEIEGPSFLIARLSLVTLVEFIVFGAWFATLGLVLASNGLDAIIGIAYLVSAIAAIIAPLFLGALGDRFLAPRNVLALAHVAGAVLLVMLPHAIAAHDANLTLALIFAYMCTFQPTLGLINSISLTLLGDNQQHFPYVRLFGPGGWVVAGLAVGWLGLSASTGVFYFAAAFAVITALASFTLPRTPPPAKGARFSLGDLIGVKALVLFRNRTFAALMFCTLLTSISLGVYNSFASPYLAVLGITNVAGVLALGPISEVVFIGTIPWVLARIGMKWALFFGMLMWSVRFALLLLAGGGNSAYAIGAVALHGICNDYFIVVAAMFIARVAPPQLAAQAQGWLILMVSGFGAAIGSAASGAIYGALVVPAAAQGPSAWAPLWVGPIGMAIVTCVAWLALYRREQD, encoded by the coding sequence ATGCCAGGTATCATCAGCGGATCACGCACCGAGCTACGCCCGGCAGGCTATGGGGAGATCGAAGGGCCGTCCTTCCTGATCGCGCGCCTCAGCCTCGTCACGCTGGTCGAGTTCATCGTGTTCGGCGCGTGGTTCGCCACGCTCGGGCTGGTGCTGGCGAGCAACGGGCTGGATGCCATCATCGGCATCGCCTATCTCGTCAGTGCCATTGCCGCGATCATCGCACCGCTGTTCCTGGGCGCGCTGGGCGACCGCTTCCTGGCGCCGCGCAACGTACTGGCGCTGGCGCACGTGGCCGGCGCCGTGTTGCTGGTCATGCTGCCGCATGCTATCGCGGCGCATGACGCGAACCTGACGCTGGCGCTGATCTTCGCCTACATGTGCACGTTCCAGCCGACGCTGGGCCTCATCAACTCGATCTCGCTGACTCTGCTGGGCGATAACCAGCAGCATTTTCCCTACGTGCGCCTGTTCGGGCCCGGTGGCTGGGTCGTGGCGGGACTGGCGGTCGGCTGGCTGGGGCTGTCGGCCTCGACCGGCGTGTTCTACTTCGCCGCCGCCTTCGCCGTGATAACTGCACTCGCCTCGTTCACGCTGCCGCGCACGCCGCCGCCGGCCAAGGGCGCGCGATTTTCGCTGGGCGACCTCATCGGCGTCAAGGCGCTGGTGCTGTTCCGCAACCGTACGTTCGCCGCTCTGATGTTCTGCACGCTGCTGACCTCGATCTCGCTGGGCGTCTACAACAGCTTCGCCTCGCCCTATCTGGCGGTGCTGGGCATCACCAACGTCGCAGGCGTGCTGGCGCTGGGACCGATCTCGGAAGTCGTGTTCATCGGCACGATCCCCTGGGTTCTGGCGCGCATCGGGATGAAGTGGGCGCTGTTCTTCGGCATGCTGATGTGGAGCGTTCGCTTCGCACTGCTTCTGCTCGCAGGCGGCGGTAACAGCGCCTACGCGATCGGCGCGGTGGCGCTGCACGGCATCTGCAACGATTATTTCATCGTCGTCGCCGCGATGTTCATCGCCCGCGTCGCTCCCCCGCAGCTCGCCGCGCAGGCGCAGGGCTGGCTGATCCTGATGGTCTCGGGCTTCGGCGCGGCGATCGGTTCGGCCGCTTCGGGGGCGATCTACGGCGCACTCGTCGTACCCGCCGCCGCGCAGGGACCGTCGGCCTGGGCGCCGCTTTGGGTGGGGCCGATCGGCATGGCGATCGTCACCTGCGTGGCGTGGCTGGCGCTCTACCGGCGCGAGCAGGACTGA
- a CDS encoding GMC oxidoreductase, protein MNKQYDVIVVGSGAAGSFAAMGLTEQGLEVLLLEAGRAITADDFPTNLSGPKEKGVQLWARIRASFTGQPLQSRVALYAQQMRHLFVKDSDHPYTTDKDAPFLWIRGKQLGGRLHTFGRVLLRWSDGDFKAASRDGYGEDWPISYADLEPYYARAEETLGVRGCSEGIASIPDGKFAGPSKLTAAERDFKLATESHWPGRKATSWRYMPPNIRRVPVPILKAQETGKLTVRSDAVARRILTDPATGRATGAEFVDRETKQVHTVHAGAVMVCASAIESVRLLFNSAGGKHPEGLGNNSGNLGRYFMDQVPCIIMGTVPGRKGWEADDTVPADPFYGVGGGVYIPRWENVTAQTNSEFLRGYGYQGTVGRLFSPADKAAKFGIMGFGEMLPDADNRITLNPSRKDAWGVPIPHIRCKMGENDLKVLRAQSRAIYEMAENAGLATEFVGNALGLEEHGRGVFPDADIFSRTIVRMNFAKSMAMGAAIHESGGARMGTDPATSVLNAHNQVWDAPNVFVTDASSFMTGGTSGTTLTIMALTLRACRKVAEELTKGQA, encoded by the coding sequence ATGAACAAGCAGTACGACGTCATCGTGGTGGGCTCGGGCGCGGCGGGCAGCTTTGCGGCGATGGGGCTGACTGAGCAGGGTCTCGAAGTGCTGCTGCTGGAAGCGGGCCGCGCGATCACGGCGGACGATTTTCCCACCAACCTCTCCGGTCCGAAAGAAAAGGGCGTACAGCTGTGGGCGCGCATTCGCGCATCGTTCACCGGCCAGCCCCTGCAATCGCGCGTGGCGCTCTATGCGCAGCAGATGCGCCACCTGTTCGTCAAGGACAGCGATCACCCCTATACTACCGACAAGGATGCGCCGTTCCTGTGGATCCGCGGCAAGCAGCTGGGCGGGCGCCTGCATACTTTCGGCCGGGTGCTGTTGCGCTGGTCGGACGGCGATTTCAAGGCCGCAAGCCGCGACGGCTACGGCGAGGACTGGCCGATCTCCTACGCCGATCTTGAACCCTACTATGCTCGTGCGGAGGAAACGCTGGGCGTGCGTGGCTGCTCGGAAGGCATCGCCAGCATCCCGGACGGGAAATTCGCCGGCCCTTCGAAGCTGACCGCCGCCGAACGCGACTTCAAGCTGGCCACCGAAAGCCACTGGCCCGGCCGCAAGGCGACGTCGTGGCGCTACATGCCGCCCAACATCAGGCGCGTGCCGGTGCCGATTCTGAAGGCGCAGGAGACGGGCAAGCTGACGGTCCGTTCGGACGCGGTGGCGCGGCGGATACTCACCGATCCCGCCACTGGCCGCGCGACCGGCGCGGAGTTCGTCGATCGCGAGACGAAGCAGGTCCACACTGTCCATGCCGGCGCTGTCATGGTCTGCGCCTCGGCGATCGAGTCGGTGCGGTTGCTGTTCAACTCGGCGGGTGGAAAACACCCCGAAGGCCTGGGCAACAACTCGGGCAATCTGGGGCGCTACTTCATGGACCAGGTGCCGTGCATCATCATGGGCACCGTGCCGGGACGCAAGGGCTGGGAAGCGGACGACACGGTTCCCGCCGATCCGTTCTACGGCGTGGGCGGCGGCGTCTACATACCGCGCTGGGAGAACGTGACGGCCCAGACCAACTCCGAATTCCTGCGCGGCTACGGCTATCAGGGCACCGTGGGGCGCCTGTTCTCGCCTGCCGACAAGGCCGCCAAGTTCGGTATCATGGGCTTTGGCGAGATGCTGCCCGATGCCGACAACCGCATCACCCTCAACCCCTCGCGCAAGGACGCCTGGGGCGTGCCGATCCCGCACATCCGCTGCAAGATGGGCGAAAACGATCTCAAGGTGCTACGCGCACAATCGCGCGCGATCTACGAGATGGCGGAAAACGCCGGGCTTGCCACCGAGTTCGTCGGCAATGCGCTGGGTCTTGAGGAGCACGGACGCGGCGTATTCCCCGATGCCGACATCTTCAGCCGGACGATCGTGCGCATGAATTTCGCCAAATCGATGGCGATGGGCGCGGCGATCCATGAAAGCGGCGGCGCGCGCATGGGCACCGATCCGGCGACGTCGGTGCTCAATGCGCATAATCAGGTCTGGGATGCGCCGAACGTGTTCGTCACCGACGCCAGCAGCTTCATGACCGGCGGCACCAGCGGAACGACCCTGACGATCATGGCGCTGACCTTGCGCGCCTGCCGCAAGGTGGCCGAGGAACTGACAAAGGGACAGGCCTGA
- a CDS encoding TonB-dependent receptor — protein MKAFHLTASVIAVGFAAFQCASALAQSADTVPAQDAAEASAQTDEIVVTALRRDQALSKAPVAIAAVAGDKLLSEGVTSSRDLQNVIPNVQAGPAGFAIRGVASTDFSEKGDPSTAYNLDGVNIARPTEQALTMFDVSRVEVLRGPQGTLYGRNATAGVINVITNRPTNKWEGAYSLEYGNYNTVRANGMLNAPIADGIALRLAGAYNNHDGFTATHDGHDKLDDQNDFGLRASLLFDIGSATTLFVSGDYEQSDTNGQARVALDRAVAQNDDHSLRYQNPGMDTYSRFNSGGVTAELNSDLGFAKLTYLFGWRKSTWRELTVRNDIPSDSSQVNGAFTSFQNHQQDSHELRLASQGSGPLSWVVGAYYFHEKTYTAPELDFVNQGFTLSYDLNASAKSYAGFGQATYEVVPGVRVTGGVRWTKDSKDRTGTQYFTLNGLGLTFPSDYSGHYPGGGISGSRVTWKGSVEADLTPTILAYAGVTSGYKAGGFNDGTPNDVSSVPFYYKPERIISYEAGVKGTTLGRSLYFSLTGFYYDYRDLQQGLVKTTGGAVTLNVPKAKVQGIELEGNYRLGANTRIDYSLAYLDATYGEFRPLESDQSINFEGTPLDRSPKWSGRVGVTQDVPLANGGRISGSAALKFSSSYIVTDNNTANQIKQDSYTRTDIQVGYFAPEDRWYVQAFVKNLENKRLLGTYELQSFTLTDPRQFGVRGGVKF, from the coding sequence ATGAAAGCCTTTCATCTTACCGCATCCGTAATCGCCGTCGGCTTTGCCGCTTTCCAGTGCGCGTCTGCACTCGCTCAGTCGGCTGACACCGTGCCTGCGCAGGATGCCGCGGAAGCGTCGGCGCAGACCGACGAGATCGTCGTCACCGCGCTGCGCCGCGACCAGGCGCTCAGCAAGGCGCCGGTCGCCATTGCCGCCGTCGCCGGCGACAAGCTGTTGTCCGAAGGCGTCACCAGCTCGCGCGATCTGCAGAACGTCATTCCGAACGTCCAGGCAGGCCCCGCCGGCTTCGCCATCCGCGGTGTCGCCAGCACCGACTTCTCGGAGAAGGGCGACCCCTCGACCGCCTACAACCTCGATGGCGTCAACATCGCGCGCCCGACCGAACAGGCGCTGACCATGTTCGACGTCAGCCGCGTCGAGGTGCTGCGCGGGCCGCAGGGCACGCTTTATGGCCGTAACGCGACCGCCGGCGTCATCAACGTCATCACCAACCGTCCCACGAACAAATGGGAAGGGGCCTATTCGCTCGAATACGGCAACTATAACACCGTGCGCGCCAACGGCATGCTGAACGCGCCGATCGCGGACGGCATCGCGCTGCGCCTCGCGGGGGCCTATAACAACCACGACGGCTTCACCGCCACGCACGACGGCCACGACAAGCTGGATGACCAGAACGACTTCGGTCTGCGCGCCAGCCTGCTGTTCGATATCGGCAGCGCGACCACGCTGTTCGTCTCGGGCGATTACGAACAGTCGGACACCAACGGCCAGGCGCGCGTCGCGCTCGACCGGGCGGTCGCGCAGAACGACGATCACAGCCTGCGCTACCAGAACCCCGGGATGGACACCTACAGCCGCTTCAATTCGGGCGGCGTCACGGCCGAGCTGAATTCCGACCTCGGCTTCGCCAAGCTGACCTATCTGTTCGGCTGGCGTAAGTCGACCTGGCGCGAACTGACCGTGCGCAACGACATCCCCTCCGATTCCAGCCAGGTCAATGGCGCGTTCACGTCGTTCCAGAACCACCAGCAGGACTCGCACGAACTGCGCCTTGCCTCGCAGGGCAGCGGGCCGCTCTCGTGGGTCGTGGGTGCCTACTACTTCCACGAGAAGACCTACACCGCCCCTGAACTGGACTTCGTCAACCAGGGCTTCACGCTCAGCTACGACCTGAACGCTTCGGCGAAGTCCTACGCGGGCTTCGGTCAGGCGACCTACGAGGTCGTCCCCGGCGTGCGCGTCACCGGCGGCGTGCGCTGGACCAAGGACAGCAAGGACCGCACCGGCACGCAGTATTTCACGCTCAATGGGCTCGGCCTGACGTTCCCGTCGGACTACAGCGGTCATTATCCGGGCGGTGGCATTTCCGGTTCGCGCGTGACCTGGAAGGGCAGCGTCGAGGCGGACCTGACGCCGACGATCCTTGCCTACGCGGGCGTGACTTCGGGCTACAAGGCGGGCGGCTTCAACGACGGCACGCCCAACGACGTCAGCAGCGTGCCGTTCTACTACAAGCCCGAGCGCATCATCTCCTACGAGGCGGGCGTGAAGGGCACCACGCTGGGCCGTTCGCTCTACTTCAGCCTGACCGGCTTCTATTACGACTATCGCGACCTGCAGCAGGGCCTGGTCAAGACCACCGGCGGCGCGGTGACGCTCAACGTGCCCAAGGCCAAGGTTCAGGGCATCGAGCTGGAGGGCAACTACCGCCTCGGCGCCAATACCCGCATCGACTACTCGCTGGCCTATCTGGACGCGACCTACGGCGAATTCCGTCCGCTGGAGAGCGACCAGAGCATCAACTTCGAGGGCACCCCGCTCGATCGTTCGCCCAAGTGGTCCGGCCGTGTCGGCGTGACGCAGGACGTGCCGCTGGCCAATGGCGGGCGCATCTCGGGCAGCGCTGCGCTGAAGTTCTCCAGCTCCTACATCGTCACCGACAACAACACCGCCAACCAGATCAAGCAGGACTCCTACACCCGCACGGACATCCAGGTCGGCTACTTCGCGCCGGAAGATCGCTGGTACGTGCAGGCGTTCGTCAAGAACCTGGAGAACAAGCGCCTGCTGGGCACCTACGAACTCCAGTCGTTCACCCTGACCGACCCGCGCCAGTTCGGCGTGCGCGGCGGCGTCAAGTTCTGA
- a CDS encoding ROK family transcriptional regulator, with product MRVDRNANVQDVLGFLRSNGPASQASIARSTGLSRATVNHIVQSLRDQGAVQYEWKNKREAFVCLASTQGSVITLTVSDALIKASLFEFNGQERIDVVSTDLPEHRDAAPSPAMALDMANRLASLARQRGAQAVGMAVAIVGPIDRASGTIAQWAWQRLPSWKQVDIHKYFTRHLRIPVAVDNDANFAALAEWSWGSGRGCGDFLNITCSEGIGGGFIINGGIYHGGTGLAGEIGHMVIEDAGDLCFCGSRGCLTSLATERAILKALPDLGSPKTTLHDVIESARLGDAACQRVLFETGLHLGRALATVVRVIGPSAISIGGTLGRAGDIVLGGLRASAEVINLSAIGSGTRFCIAEILDDAIELGALASVLSQIDTGMNSLAPWMTRPQPLATTTAAAATG from the coding sequence ATGCGCGTCGATCGTAACGCCAACGTGCAGGACGTGCTGGGCTTCCTGCGCAGCAACGGTCCCGCCAGTCAGGCCAGCATTGCCCGTTCGACCGGGCTCTCGCGCGCGACCGTAAATCACATCGTGCAGTCCCTGCGCGATCAGGGCGCCGTGCAGTACGAATGGAAGAACAAGCGCGAGGCATTCGTCTGCCTGGCCTCGACACAGGGCTCGGTCATCACGCTGACCGTCAGCGACGCCCTCATCAAGGCGTCACTGTTCGAGTTCAACGGGCAGGAACGGATCGACGTCGTCTCGACCGACCTGCCCGAACACCGCGATGCCGCGCCTTCCCCGGCGATGGCGCTCGACATGGCCAACCGTCTCGCCAGCCTGGCACGGCAGCGCGGCGCGCAGGCAGTGGGAATGGCCGTTGCGATCGTCGGCCCGATCGATCGCGCCAGCGGCACGATCGCGCAATGGGCCTGGCAGCGCCTGCCTAGCTGGAAGCAAGTGGACATCCACAAGTACTTCACCCGTCACCTGCGCATCCCGGTGGCGGTGGACAACGACGCCAACTTCGCCGCACTGGCGGAATGGTCATGGGGATCGGGGCGCGGCTGCGGCGATTTCCTGAACATCACCTGCTCCGAAGGTATCGGTGGCGGCTTCATCATCAACGGCGGCATCTACCACGGCGGCACGGGCCTGGCTGGAGAGATCGGTCACATGGTCATCGAGGACGCGGGTGACCTGTGCTTTTGCGGCAGCCGGGGTTGCCTGACGAGCCTCGCCACCGAACGCGCCATCCTCAAGGCCTTGCCCGACCTCGGCTCTCCGAAGACCACCCTGCACGACGTCATAGAAAGCGCCCGCCTGGGCGATGCCGCGTGCCAGCGCGTGCTGTTCGAGACGGGTCTTCATCTTGGCCGCGCACTGGCGACGGTGGTGCGCGTGATCGGCCCCAGCGCCATCTCGATCGGCGGCACGCTTGGCCGAGCGGGTGACATCGTGCTCGGCGGCCTGCGGGCATCGGCCGAAGTCATCAACCTGAGCGCGATCGGTAGCGGCACTCGCTTCTGCATAGCCGAAATCCTGGACGATGCGATCGAACTCGGCGCACTGGCATCGGTGCTATCGCAGATCGACACCGGGATGAACAGCCTGGCGCCCTGGATGACCCGCCCTCAACCGCTGGCCACCACAACGGCTGCAGCGGCAACCGGTTAA
- a CDS encoding GntR family transcriptional regulator, producing MSNTTLENTLKEMILREELAPGERLTEAALSERLGVSRTPIRNILPRLAVEGFLSPVGKRGYVVAAVSEREIDDALDLRATLEGWAARTLAERGADPAVLEALEACLVEGDALFEKHHLDREDELEYGRMNERFHRLMIEGCQSPLLSMFIERLNNVPFVAPSVIVFDQVGLRRAFAMLHRAHGFHHAIVDAVRRRDGARAEFLFREHANHQRVSMFERRKAKAVVQRETEPRKNAPRKPRKVAAGD from the coding sequence ATGAGCAACACGACGCTGGAAAACACGCTCAAGGAGATGATCCTTCGCGAAGAACTGGCCCCCGGCGAGCGGCTGACCGAAGCGGCGTTGTCGGAAAGACTGGGCGTGTCTCGCACCCCTATACGCAACATCCTGCCGCGGCTGGCGGTGGAGGGCTTCCTCAGCCCGGTGGGCAAGCGCGGCTATGTTGTTGCGGCGGTCAGCGAGCGTGAGATCGACGATGCGCTGGACTTGCGCGCCACGCTGGAAGGCTGGGCCGCGCGTACGCTGGCCGAGCGCGGAGCCGATCCGGCGGTGCTGGAGGCGCTGGAGGCATGCCTGGTCGAAGGCGACGCGCTGTTTGAGAAGCATCACCTCGATCGCGAGGACGAGCTTGAGTACGGGCGCATGAACGAACGCTTTCATCGCCTGATGATTGAGGGTTGCCAGTCGCCACTGCTTTCGATGTTCATCGAGCGGCTCAACAACGTGCCGTTTGTGGCACCGTCGGTGATCGTCTTCGATCAGGTGGGCTTGCGGCGGGCCTTTGCCATGCTGCACCGGGCGCACGGTTTCCACCACGCTATCGTCGATGCTGTGCGTAGGCGCGATGGCGCGCGCGCCGAATTCCTGTTCCGGGAACACGCCAATCACCAACGCGTCAGCATGTTCGAACGGCGCAAGGCAAAGGCAGTGGTGCAGCGCGAGACGGAGCCTCGCAAGAACGCGCCGCGCAAGCCGCGCAAGGTTGCCGCCGGGGATTAA
- a CDS encoding MFS transporter, whose amino-acid sequence MGEYADAAAQARRRYVLIALVFFGTVLSYVDRQVLALLKPTLEATFHWSDEDFAHLGSAFSLAMASSVLFSGWLVDRFGVRIAYGWAVAVWSLAGMAHTAAATVTQFVMARVTLALGESVSGPATVKATAQYLPLRERSFGLGVIATAPSIGAILTPLVIPVVAVTFGWKSAFLLTGGLGVIWVAFWLLGTRHLHSTAAATSGDAKAGVDWEALFTDRRTWAITGSKALADMVWWFLLFWIPDLFSKVFGLTQTEIGGPVALTYAMAALGALASGGLFPALLRRGLSVNAARKSSMLLFSVLILALPLALHVGSAWTAAAIIGVALFAHNGFVTNIFGLTADIVPLQRVGTVTALSSVAGNLSGMAMIEFAGWSLTNGHGYWPMFAVASVAYLAATLLLHLVVPRIELVHA is encoded by the coding sequence TTGGGAGAATATGCAGACGCCGCAGCGCAGGCACGCAGACGCTATGTGTTGATCGCGCTGGTCTTTTTCGGGACCGTGCTGAGCTATGTCGATCGCCAGGTGCTGGCGCTGCTCAAGCCCACGCTCGAAGCCACCTTCCATTGGAGCGACGAGGATTTTGCGCACCTTGGCTCCGCGTTCAGTCTGGCGATGGCATCGTCGGTGCTGTTCTCGGGCTGGCTCGTTGACCGTTTCGGCGTACGCATCGCCTATGGCTGGGCCGTGGCGGTCTGGAGCCTTGCGGGCATGGCGCATACCGCTGCCGCAACCGTAACCCAGTTCGTTATGGCACGCGTGACGCTGGCGCTGGGGGAATCGGTGTCCGGGCCGGCCACGGTCAAGGCGACGGCACAGTATCTGCCGCTCAGGGAACGCTCCTTCGGTCTTGGCGTGATCGCCACCGCGCCCAGTATTGGAGCCATCCTGACGCCGCTGGTGATCCCGGTGGTTGCGGTGACGTTCGGGTGGAAATCAGCGTTCCTGCTGACGGGCGGACTCGGTGTGATCTGGGTGGCGTTCTGGCTGCTGGGCACGCGTCATCTGCACTCCACCGCAGCCGCGACCTCCGGTGATGCGAAAGCCGGCGTGGACTGGGAGGCGCTGTTCACCGATCGGCGGACCTGGGCGATCACAGGCTCGAAGGCGCTGGCGGACATGGTCTGGTGGTTCCTGCTGTTCTGGATCCCGGACCTGTTCAGCAAGGTCTTCGGACTGACCCAAACCGAGATCGGCGGGCCGGTGGCGCTGACGTATGCGATGGCCGCGCTGGGAGCACTGGCGAGCGGCGGCCTGTTCCCGGCACTGCTGCGGCGCGGGCTGTCGGTCAACGCGGCCCGCAAGTCGTCAATGCTGCTGTTTTCCGTCCTTATCCTGGCCTTGCCGCTGGCACTTCACGTCGGCAGCGCATGGACGGCGGCAGCGATCATCGGGGTCGCGCTATTCGCGCACAACGGCTTTGTCACCAACATCTTCGGCCTCACCGCCGACATCGTGCCGCTGCAGCGCGTGGGCACCGTCACCGCGCTCAGTTCGGTTGCGGGCAACCTTAGCGGCATGGCGATGATAGAGTTCGCCGGATGGTCGCTGACCAACGGCCACGGCTACTGGCCGATGTTCGCAGTGGCCTCGGTCGCCTACCTTGCCGCGACGCTCTTGCTGCACCTTGTCGTGCCGCGCATCGAACTGGTGCACGCGTAG
- a CDS encoding TonB-dependent receptor, which produces MTRFRASHAVSTLALIAATPFAAHAQETATPAAQEADGGLQEIIVTAEKRESNVQKTAIAIDVVTSDKLAKNGVANMESLQAVAPGIQFGQSGANTIVTVRGVSGRDTSEIGDPAVAINMDGIFLQRPAGMNAAFFDLDRIEVLRGPQGTLYGRNATGGVINVVSKRPELGDFGGYAAVDAGNYNTINLEAAVNIPVGDTIAIRASGIRRERDGFRDVGNGQRGDDEYSRGGRLQALFKPNDSLSVLLSGGYLKQSGFGPVQAGYPTTRAEPPTDWDEVKTIPLNFKNDYDLTRKTLSAQLDYDFGPVKATYLFGYVGVDKDQTFDNDGTATKSYVFRAGEFSDDTSHELRLSSKTGGPFTWQTGLYYYNQDLAVRSQNYVNPNGNVVLLRDYHYDVQVKSKAAFGQISYAFTDQLKASAGIRWSQDTKTRTGYAYNGPSLANPPATQPVLNYAPTDDRSRDSDVSYHVGLDYQATPANLVYAKVDKGYKSGGFTSINAYGPETVIAYEVGSKNRLLGNTLQLNLSGFIYDYKDQQVSQTTNQGVQVLNAGNSRVKGIEAQVEWKASNADSIDLSINWLDAKFKKFAVNTGGVNVDLAGNHLIQAPEWSLSGGYQHVFELANGGDITPRVQATYRSTSYLTFYNRANDRQKPYETVDASLTYTAPENAWSLQAYVRNLTNSVILTGASIGSFTGTNFYQFAAPRTYGVRLQGKF; this is translated from the coding sequence ATGACAAGGTTCAGGGCGTCCCACGCCGTCAGCACCCTCGCATTGATCGCCGCAACGCCGTTCGCCGCACATGCGCAGGAAACCGCCACACCTGCCGCACAGGAGGCCGACGGCGGCCTTCAGGAAATCATCGTCACCGCCGAAAAGCGCGAATCGAACGTCCAGAAGACCGCGATCGCGATCGACGTCGTGACTTCGGACAAACTCGCCAAGAACGGCGTCGCCAACATGGAATCGCTGCAGGCGGTGGCACCGGGCATTCAGTTCGGCCAGTCGGGTGCGAACACCATCGTCACCGTGCGCGGCGTATCCGGCCGCGATACCTCCGAGATCGGCGACCCCGCCGTCGCCATCAACATGGATGGCATCTTCCTTCAGCGTCCCGCCGGCATGAACGCTGCGTTCTTCGATCTCGACCGCATCGAAGTGCTGCGCGGCCCGCAAGGCACGCTCTACGGCCGCAATGCGACCGGCGGCGTCATCAACGTCGTGTCGAAGCGCCCCGAACTGGGCGACTTCGGCGGCTATGCTGCAGTCGATGCCGGGAACTACAACACCATCAACCTCGAAGCCGCGGTCAATATCCCGGTCGGCGACACCATCGCCATCCGCGCTTCGGGCATCCGCCGCGAGCGCGACGGTTTTCGTGACGTCGGCAACGGCCAGCGCGGGGACGACGAATACTCGCGCGGCGGCCGCCTCCAGGCGCTGTTCAAGCCCAACGACAGCCTGAGCGTTCTGCTCTCGGGCGGCTACCTGAAGCAGAGCGGCTTCGGCCCGGTCCAGGCGGGCTACCCGACCACCCGCGCCGAGCCGCCGACGGACTGGGACGAGGTTAAGACCATCCCGCTCAACTTCAAGAACGACTACGACCTGACCCGCAAGACGCTCTCGGCGCAGCTCGACTACGACTTCGGCCCGGTCAAGGCGACCTACCTGTTCGGCTATGTCGGGGTCGACAAGGACCAGACCTTCGACAACGACGGCACCGCAACCAAGTCCTACGTCTTCCGCGCGGGCGAATTCTCGGACGACACCAGCCACGAACTGCGCCTGTCATCGAAAACCGGTGGTCCGTTCACCTGGCAGACCGGCCTGTACTACTACAATCAGGATCTCGCGGTTCGCTCGCAGAACTACGTCAACCCGAATGGCAACGTGGTCCTGCTTCGCGACTACCACTATGACGTGCAGGTGAAGTCAAAGGCCGCCTTCGGCCAGATTTCCTACGCCTTCACCGATCAGTTGAAGGCGAGCGCGGGAATCCGCTGGTCGCAGGACACCAAGACCCGCACCGGCTATGCTTACAACGGCCCCAGCCTTGCCAATCCGCCCGCGACGCAGCCGGTACTGAACTATGCGCCGACGGACGACCGTTCGCGCGACAGCGACGTATCGTATCACGTCGGGCTCGACTATCAGGCGACGCCGGCCAACCTCGTCTATGCCAAGGTCGACAAGGGCTACAAGTCGGGCGGTTTCACCTCGATCAACGCCTATGGTCCGGAAACCGTAATCGCCTATGAAGTCGGCTCGAAGAACCGCCTGCTCGGCAACACGCTGCAGTTGAATCTCAGCGGCTTCATCTACGACTACAAGGACCAGCAGGTCAGCCAGACCACCAACCAGGGTGTGCAGGTGCTCAACGCGGGCAATTCCCGGGTCAAGGGCATCGAGGCGCAAGTTGAGTGGAAGGCCAGCAACGCGGACTCCATCGACCTGTCGATCAACTGGCTCGATGCGAAGTTCAAGAAATTCGCGGTCAACACCGGCGGCGTCAACGTGGACCTTGCCGGCAATCATCTGATCCAGGCGCCCGAATGGTCGCTGTCGGGCGGCTACCAGCACGTCTTCGAACTCGCCAATGGCGGCGACATCACGCCCCGGGTGCAGGCGACCTATCGCTCAACCTCATACCTGACGTTTTACAACAGGGCGAACGACCGCCAGAAGCCTTACGAGACGGTGGATGCAAGCCTCACCTACACCGCGCCTGAAAACGCCTGGAGCCTTCAGGCGTATGTGCGCAACCTGACCAACTCGGTGATCCTCACCGGCGCCAGCATCGGCTCGTTCACCGGAACGAACTTCTACCAGTTCGCCGCCCCGCGCACCTACGGCGTGCGCCTGCAGGGCAAGTTCTAA